One Candidatus Sulfurimonas baltica DNA segment encodes these proteins:
- a CDS encoding cation diffusion facilitator family transporter → MSKEKKIFWIIIFNSLIVISEIFFGIISNSFALIADALHNTGDVLAIAITYMAIKLGAKKTTFKYTFGFIKAEMMAAFTNTMFLFITMLYMIYESINRFLNPEVIEPGYMIVVGTIAVIANGVSAYILHSLGVEHDHGHDHSHDHSHEHNHHHHGDANIQSAYLHMLSDALISVGVVVAGIFIYYFKIYYIDSVLTIIFSIYILKHSYPLLKKSFLSLMDVNTTDVSQESLDEIIKSDKSILEYNDLHISRPSSKFNFISFHIVLDDDELSLSNIEKITHSIKHKLEHIGFNHILIQVDSSKHLKNQTHCDYNGAVI, encoded by the coding sequence ATGAGTAAAGAAAAAAAGATATTTTGGATTATTATATTTAACTCATTAATTGTAATTTCTGAAATATTTTTTGGAATTATTTCAAACTCTTTTGCTCTAATTGCTGATGCTTTACATAATACTGGTGATGTTTTAGCTATTGCAATTACATATATGGCAATAAAGCTAGGAGCAAAAAAAACTACATTTAAATATACGTTTGGTTTTATAAAAGCTGAAATGATGGCAGCATTTACAAATACGATGTTTCTATTTATAACTATGTTATATATGATTTATGAATCAATAAATAGGTTTTTAAATCCAGAAGTAATAGAACCTGGATATATGATAGTTGTTGGGACAATTGCTGTAATAGCTAATGGTGTCAGCGCCTACATATTGCACTCTCTTGGAGTTGAACATGATCACGGTCATGACCATTCTCACGACCATTCTCATGAACATAATCACCACCACCATGGAGATGCAAATATTCAATCTGCTTACTTACATATGCTAAGTGATGCTCTTATATCCGTTGGTGTTGTTGTTGCAGGTATATTTATATATTATTTTAAAATTTATTATATAGATTCAGTATTAACTATAATTTTCTCAATTTACATTTTAAAACACTCATATCCACTGCTTAAAAAAAGTTTTTTATCACTGATGGATGTAAATACGACAGATGTATCTCAAGAGAGTTTGGATGAGATTATAAAGAGTGATAAGTCGATTCTAGAATATAATGACCTACATATCTCTAGACCAAGTTCAAAATTCAACTTTATATCGTTTCACATAGTTTTAGATGATGACGAATTAAGTCTTTCAAATATAGAAAAAATCACACATAGTATAAAACATAAACTCGAACATATTGGATTTAATCATATATTGATTCAAGTTGATTCAAGCAAACATCTCAAAAACCAGACACATTGTGATTACAACGGAGCGGTTATTTAG
- a CDS encoding fumarate reductase iron-sulfur subunit: MSEEKNRILKISILRFDPNDPEDFPHMQTFEIEEAHGMTLFIALNEIREHHDNSLKFDFVCRAGICGSCSMLVNGTPTLACKTLTSKLGVNISLAPLPLFKLIGDLSVYTGQWMRYLNQHLETWIHNREKELNVDKLEERMEPELADEIYELERCIECGCCVAGCGTIQMRQEFIGAVGLNKVARYHLDPRDKRSDEEYYNLIGNEDGVFGCMSLLGCEDVCPKSLPLQVKIAYLRRMMIKTSMK, from the coding sequence ATGAGTGAAGAAAAAAATAGAATTTTAAAAATAAGTATTTTAAGATTTGATCCAAATGATCCAGAAGATTTTCCTCATATGCAAACTTTTGAAATTGAAGAAGCACATGGTATGACGCTCTTTATAGCGCTTAATGAGATTAGAGAGCATCACGACAATTCACTAAAATTTGATTTTGTATGTCGTGCTGGAATCTGTGGAAGTTGTTCTATGCTTGTAAACGGAACTCCTACTTTAGCATGTAAAACACTAACGTCAAAACTTGGTGTAAATATATCTTTGGCACCACTCCCTTTATTTAAACTTATAGGTGATCTCTCTGTTTACACCGGGCAATGGATGCGCTACTTAAATCAGCACCTAGAGACTTGGATACACAATAGAGAAAAAGAATTAAATGTTGATAAACTCGAAGAGAGAATGGAGCCAGAACTTGCTGATGAAATTTATGAACTTGAACGTTGTATAGAGTGCGGGTGCTGCGTAGCAGGGTGTGGTACCATTCAGATGAGACAAGAATTTATTGGGGCTGTTGGTCTTAATAAAGTAGCAAGATACCACCTAGATCCAAGAGACAAGAGAAGCGATGAAGAGTATTATAACCTTATCGGAAATGAAGATGGTGTATTTGGATGTATGTCACTTTTAGGATGTGAAGATGTCTGCCCTAAGAGTTTACCACTACAAGTAAAGATTGCTTATCTTAGAAGAATGATGATTAAAACATCAATGAAATAA
- a CDS encoding fumarate reductase flavoprotein subunit, whose product MKIIYTDSLIIGGGLAGLRVATGVKGRGHDVIVLTLVPPKRSHSAAAQGGMQASLANSKMGEGDNEDVHFNDTIKGSDWGADQEVARMFTHCAPKAIRELAQWGVPWTRVQRGDRQSVINAKKVTITERDEAHGLITARDFGGTKKWRTCYTSDGTGHSMLYAMDNKAHEDKIEIHERLEAISLIHENGRCYGAVARNLMTGELVAYVAKATTIATGGYGRIYSVSTNAVICQGIGQAIALETGVATLGNMEAIQFHPTAIVPVGILTTEGCRGDGGLLLDKDGYRFMPDYEPEKKELASRDVVSRRMTEHIRKGKGVKSRYGDHLWLDITILGRAHIEKNLREVKEICENFLGIDPAVDWIPVRPTQHYSMGGIRTKFTGESQTLKGLYSCGEAACWDMHGFNRLGGNSVSETVVAGMLVGEYISDYLDSKDSDIQINTAVVEEALKTEDDKLEALLKKENGEDAYILRRRMEEIMMEKVGIFRNGDDLQNAVDELSELLKRSENIEVFRSKSKAANPALVNAYRTQKMLKVALCVAYGALLRKESRGAHSREDYLERDDENWLKRTITSWEDEKQVLPTVSYEDIDISKMEIPPGFRGYGKDLTNPHPDSQERQKIVDDITEKLEAQGASRFDIQNALMPFIDKLPKKYQGVNERLGENV is encoded by the coding sequence ATGAAAATAATTTACACTGATTCGCTAATCATTGGTGGTGGACTTGCAGGATTAAGAGTTGCAACAGGAGTTAAAGGACGCGGACATGATGTAATTGTACTAACACTAGTACCGCCAAAGCGTTCACACTCTGCAGCAGCACAAGGTGGGATGCAAGCATCTTTAGCCAACTCTAAAATGGGCGAAGGCGACAACGAAGATGTACACTTTAATGACACTATCAAAGGTAGTGACTGGGGAGCCGATCAAGAAGTTGCCAGAATGTTTACACACTGTGCTCCAAAAGCAATTAGAGAGTTAGCACAATGGGGAGTTCCTTGGACTAGAGTTCAAAGAGGTGACAGACAATCTGTAATCAATGCAAAAAAAGTCACTATCACAGAAAGAGATGAGGCACATGGTCTTATCACAGCCAGAGATTTTGGCGGTACTAAAAAGTGGAGAACCTGCTACACATCTGACGGGACTGGACATAGTATGCTTTATGCTATGGACAACAAGGCACATGAAGATAAAATTGAAATTCATGAAAGGCTTGAAGCTATATCACTTATACATGAAAATGGTCGTTGTTATGGTGCAGTCGCAAGAAATTTAATGACTGGTGAGTTAGTTGCTTATGTTGCAAAAGCAACTACTATAGCTACTGGCGGATATGGTAGAATTTATAGCGTTTCTACTAACGCTGTTATTTGTCAAGGCATAGGGCAAGCTATAGCATTAGAAACAGGTGTTGCGACACTTGGGAATATGGAAGCCATACAGTTTCATCCAACAGCTATTGTTCCTGTAGGAATTTTAACTACAGAGGGTTGTCGCGGTGATGGCGGACTGCTTCTTGATAAAGATGGCTATAGATTTATGCCAGATTATGAACCAGAAAAAAAAGAGCTTGCATCTCGTGATGTTGTCAGTCGTAGAATGACTGAGCATATCAGAAAAGGAAAAGGCGTTAAGTCTCGCTATGGCGATCATCTATGGTTAGATATAACTATACTTGGACGTGCTCACATTGAAAAAAATCTTAGAGAAGTAAAAGAGATTTGTGAAAATTTTCTAGGTATAGATCCTGCAGTGGACTGGATACCCGTTCGCCCTACGCAGCATTACTCAATGGGTGGAATTCGTACAAAATTCACAGGTGAATCACAAACACTAAAAGGTTTATACTCATGTGGCGAGGCAGCTTGCTGGGATATGCACGGCTTTAATAGACTTGGCGGAAACTCTGTTAGTGAAACAGTTGTAGCTGGTATGCTAGTTGGTGAATATATTTCTGATTATCTAGATAGCAAAGATAGTGACATACAAATAAATACTGCCGTTGTTGAAGAAGCATTAAAAACTGAGGATGATAAACTAGAGGCTCTTCTTAAAAAAGAGAATGGCGAGGATGCGTATATTCTTCGTCGTAGAATGGAAGAGATTATGATGGAAAAAGTTGGAATATTCAGAAATGGAGATGACCTTCAAAATGCTGTAGATGAACTATCAGAACTTCTAAAAAGAAGTGAGAACATAGAAGTTTTTCGCTCCAAAAGTAAAGCAGCAAATCCAGCTTTAGTAAATGCGTACAGAACTCAAAAAATGCTTAAAGTAGCACTTTGCGTAGCTTATGGAGCACTGCTAAGAAAAGAGAGCCGCGGGGCACACTCCAGAGAAGACTATCTTGAACGTGATGATGAAAACTGGCTAAAAAGAACCATAACAAGCTGGGAAGATGAAAAACAAGTACTGCCAACGGTAAGCTATGAAGATATCGATATATCAAAAATGGAGATACCTCCCGGTTTTCGCGGTTATGGAAAAGATTTGACAAACCCTCATCCGGATTCGCAAGAGAGACAAAAAATTGTTGACGATATAACAGAAAAACTTGAGGCACAGGGAGCATCTCGTTTTGATATTCAAAATGCTCTCATGCCGTTTATTGATAAACTTCCAAAAAAATATCAGGGAGTTAATGAAAGATTAGGAGAAAATGTATGA
- a CDS encoding fumarate reductase cytochrome b subunit, whose product MKQIKIDKIPARLDFIQSASGLILALFMWAHMFFVSTILLGKDVMYSVTKFFEGEYFFGESYPIIVTIAAGAIFIIFIVHALVALRKFPSNYKKYAIMKNHIKSLNHTDTTLWFWQVFTGFAMFFLGSVHLYIIMTNPSEIGPYASADRVVTEWMWPLYILLLLAVEIHGSVGIYRLALKWGWFEGSDTKKSRNNLRKLKYAITIFFLTLGFLTLAAYIKIGIEHKDKAGERYHQVTKTVQQGAQQ is encoded by the coding sequence ATGAAGCAGATAAAAATAGATAAAATACCGGCTAGACTAGACTTTATCCAAAGTGCAAGTGGTCTTATACTCGCACTCTTTATGTGGGCGCACATGTTTTTTGTATCTACAATATTACTTGGAAAAGATGTTATGTACAGCGTAACAAAGTTTTTTGAAGGTGAATACTTTTTTGGAGAATCATATCCAATTATAGTGACAATTGCAGCAGGAGCTATTTTTATAATTTTTATAGTACATGCTCTAGTTGCGTTACGAAAGTTTCCATCAAATTATAAGAAATATGCGATTATGAAAAATCATATTAAATCGCTAAATCATACTGACACTACTCTTTGGTTTTGGCAAGTTTTCACTGGTTTTGCAATGTTCTTTTTAGGCTCTGTTCACCTCTATATCATTATGACAAACCCTTCAGAAATTGGTCCATATGCATCAGCTGATCGTGTTGTAACTGAGTGGATGTGGCCGCTGTATATACTACTGTTATTGGCAGTAGAAATACATGGTTCTGTAGGTATATATCGTCTTGCACTAAAATGGGGATGGTTTGAAGGCAGTGACACTAAAAAAAGCAGAAACAATCTGCGTAAACTAAAATATGCAATTACAATATTTTTTCTTACTCTAGGATTTTTAACTTTAGCAGCTTATATCAAGATAGGTATTGAGCACAAAGATAAGGCCGGAGAGAGATATCATCAAGTTACAAAGACTGTTCAACAAGGGGCACAACAATGA